The Pygocentrus nattereri isolate fPygNat1 chromosome 17, fPygNat1.pri, whole genome shotgun sequence genome window below encodes:
- the LOC108425849 gene encoding delta-like protein C, which translates to MANVLPACLLLLLSAHLVRSVGVFELKVHAFRSARALCQRAVDCRIFFRLCLKHSQDVILPEPPCTYGSGLTEPFSADQISSSAPIRVPFNFKWPGTFSLIIEVWSAESSSEQSTENQTNLITRLATNRTLAIGEESAQEVHQGEQSELHYSYHVVCDKHYYGDSCSDYCRPRDDSFGHFTCNSTGNRTCLEGWDGVYCTEPICLSGCSKEYGYCETPGECQCRMGWEGPLCDKCRRHPVCMHGTCSQPWQCNCKKGWGGLFCDQYLN; encoded by the exons ATGGCTAACGTCTTACCAGCGTGTCTCCTGCTACTGCTGTCGGCCCACCTG GTCCGCTCCGTCGGTGTGTTCGAGCTGAAGGTCCACGCGTTCCGCAGCGCGCGCGCCCTCTGCCAGCGCGCCGTCGACTGCCGCATCTTCTTCCGCCTGTGCCTGAAACATTCCCAGGACGTGATCCTGCCCGAGCCGCCGTGCACCTACGGCTCCGGCCTGACGGAGCCCTTCAGCGCAGACCAAATCTCCAGCAGCGCTCCCATCAGAGTGCCCTTCAACTTCAAATGGCCG GGAACTTTTTCCTTGATAATCGAAGTGTGGAGTGCTGAGTCCTCTTCCGAACAGTCCACCG AAAACCAGACCAATCTCATCACCCGCCTGGCCACCAATCGCACGCTAGCCATCGGGGAGGAATCGGCCCAGGAAGTTCACCAGGGAGAGCAGAGTGAGCTGCACTACTCCTATCATGTCGTCTGTGACAAGCACTACTACGGCGACAGCTGCTCGGACTACTGCCGTCCCCGGGACGACAGCTTCGGCCACTTTACATGCAACTCCACTGGCAACAGGACTTGCTTGGAGGGGTGGGACGGAGTTTACTGCACAGAGC CCATCTGCTTGTCTGGCTGCAGCAAAGAGTACGGTTACTGTGAGACCCCCGGTGAGTGCCAGTGCCGCATGGGGTGGGAGGGCCCCCTCTGTGACAAGTGCCGGCGCCACCCCGTCTGCATGCATGGTACCTGCAGTCAACCGTGGCAGTGCAACTGCAAGAAAGGCTGGGGCGGCCTGTTCTGTGACCAGTATCTGAACTGA